Proteins encoded together in one Planctomyces sp. SH-PL14 window:
- a CDS encoding VOC family protein has translation MTLKRMDNVLIVVDDLEVTKAFFLELGLRLEGETTVEGPLVGKLIGLGDVRATLAMLRTPDGQGIELDKFHTPAPVRFGPVDAPVNTLGLRRIMFAVEEIDAVVARMRAHGAELIGEMEYGDMYRLAYIRGPEGIIVALAEQRG, from the coding sequence ATGACGCTGAAGCGGATGGATAACGTCCTGATCGTGGTCGACGATCTCGAAGTCACCAAGGCCTTCTTCCTCGAACTGGGCCTCAGACTGGAGGGGGAGACGACCGTCGAAGGGCCGTTGGTCGGCAAACTGATCGGGCTCGGCGATGTCCGGGCGACCCTCGCGATGCTTCGGACGCCCGATGGGCAGGGGATCGAGCTGGACAAGTTCCACACCCCCGCCCCGGTCCGGTTCGGGCCCGTGGACGCGCCGGTGAACACCCTGGGGCTCCGCCGCATCATGTTCGCCGTTGAGGAGATCGACGCGGTCGTGGCCCGGATGCGGGCCCACGGGGCGGAGCTCATCGGAGAAATGGAGTACGGGGACATGTACCGGCTCGCCTACATCCGCGGGCCTGAGGGGATCATCGTCGCGCTGGCCGAGCAGCGGGGCTGA
- a CDS encoding L-fuconate dehydratase, translated as MPTTITRVSVHDLRFPTSKTLDGSDAMNPDPDYSAAYVILHTDRPDGLAGHGMTFTIGRGNELCCQAIESLAALVVGRTLESFTDNLGAFWRHVTGDSQLRWVGPEKGVIHLATAAVVNAVWDLYAKVEGKPLWRLLTDMTPEEIVRAIDFRYITDALRPEEAVAILQEKRATKSQRIEELERDGFPAYTTSAGWLGYDDEKLRALCRKCLADGWSCFKIKVGRDLEDDVRRCRIIREEIGWDRRLMMDANQVWDVEQAVAWMEKLAEFKPWFIEEPTSPDDVLGHAAIADAVAPILVATGEHCANRVMFKQFLQAGAIGVCQIDSCRIGGVNEILAVMLMAAKFGVPVCPHAGGVGLCEYVQHLSMFDYVAISGSMEDRLTEYAAHLHEHFLAPVVLRDGRYMPPTAPGYSIEMKPESIADYTFPTGARWRG; from the coding sequence ATGCCTACTACGATCACCCGCGTCTCCGTCCATGACCTCCGCTTTCCGACGTCGAAGACCCTCGACGGCTCGGACGCGATGAACCCGGATCCGGACTACTCGGCGGCGTACGTCATCCTCCACACGGATCGGCCCGACGGGCTGGCGGGCCACGGGATGACGTTCACGATCGGCCGCGGCAATGAGCTGTGCTGCCAGGCGATCGAATCGCTCGCGGCGCTCGTCGTCGGGCGGACGCTGGAATCGTTCACCGACAACCTGGGGGCCTTCTGGCGGCACGTCACCGGCGACAGCCAGCTTCGCTGGGTCGGGCCGGAGAAAGGGGTGATCCACCTCGCGACGGCGGCGGTCGTCAACGCGGTGTGGGACCTCTACGCCAAGGTCGAGGGGAAGCCGTTGTGGCGTCTCCTGACGGACATGACGCCGGAGGAGATCGTCCGGGCGATCGACTTCCGCTACATCACCGATGCCCTCCGGCCGGAGGAGGCGGTGGCGATTCTTCAGGAGAAGCGGGCTACGAAGAGCCAGCGGATCGAGGAACTGGAGCGCGACGGGTTCCCGGCCTACACGACGTCCGCGGGCTGGCTCGGCTATGACGACGAGAAGCTGCGGGCGCTTTGTCGAAAATGTCTTGCCGACGGCTGGTCCTGCTTCAAGATCAAAGTGGGCCGCGACCTGGAGGACGACGTCCGTCGCTGCCGGATCATCCGCGAGGAGATCGGCTGGGACCGCCGCCTGATGATGGACGCCAACCAGGTGTGGGACGTCGAGCAGGCGGTCGCCTGGATGGAGAAACTGGCCGAGTTCAAGCCGTGGTTCATCGAGGAGCCGACGAGCCCGGACGACGTCCTGGGACACGCCGCGATTGCCGACGCCGTGGCGCCGATCCTCGTCGCCACGGGGGAGCACTGCGCGAACCGGGTCATGTTCAAGCAGTTCCTCCAGGCGGGGGCGATCGGCGTCTGCCAAATCGACTCGTGCCGGATCGGCGGCGTCAACGAGATCCTGGCGGTGATGCTGATGGCGGCCAAGTTCGGCGTGCCGGTCTGCCCGCATGCCGGCGGCGTCGGGCTGTGCGAGTACGTCCAGCATCTTTCGATGTTCGACTACGTCGCGATCAGTGGTTCGATGGAGGACCGGCTGACGGAGTACGCCGCCCATCTCCACGAGCATTTCCTCGCACCCGTCGTCCTGCGGGACGGCCGGTACATGCCGCCGACGGCGCCGGGCTACAGCATCGAGATGAAGCCGGAGTCGATCGCCGACTACACGTTCCCGACCGGGGCGCGGTGGCGGGGCTGA
- a CDS encoding efflux RND transporter periplasmic adaptor subunit: MKASAFLAGFTGLLFVSFSGCNKHHEEHHEEAHRVVATTPVAKDVTITQQYVCQIHSQRHIELRALEGGYLEQVTVKEGQAIKAGESVFTVLPILYKTKYDAEKAEADLAQLEYNNTERLANDKVVSQNELALIKAKLNKALAKAEQAKAELNFANVKAPFDGIIDRIHHQQGSLVEDGDVLTTLSDNSVMWVYFNVPESRYLEYKEKLAKHQDELQVELVLANGNKFQQIGKIGAIEADFNNETGNIAFRADFPNPDRLLRHGQTGTVLIKRVIPNAVVIPQRATFEILDKRYVYVVDNENVAHQREISIQNELDDIFVIKGGLAVDDTIVLEGVRQIRDSDKVEFEAKEPAEVMASLKNEAE; the protein is encoded by the coding sequence TTGAAAGCTTCCGCGTTTCTGGCCGGTTTCACCGGACTGTTGTTTGTGTCCTTCTCCGGGTGTAACAAGCACCACGAAGAACACCATGAGGAAGCTCACCGGGTCGTGGCGACTACCCCCGTGGCCAAGGACGTCACGATCACTCAGCAGTATGTCTGCCAGATTCACTCTCAGCGTCACATTGAGCTGAGGGCCCTGGAAGGGGGATATCTCGAACAGGTGACCGTCAAGGAAGGGCAGGCGATCAAGGCCGGGGAGTCGGTCTTCACGGTCCTGCCGATCCTCTACAAGACCAAGTACGACGCCGAGAAGGCCGAGGCGGATCTGGCTCAGTTGGAATACAACAACACCGAGCGGCTGGCGAACGACAAGGTCGTCTCCCAGAACGAGCTGGCACTCATCAAGGCCAAGCTGAACAAAGCTCTCGCCAAGGCGGAGCAGGCGAAGGCCGAGCTGAACTTCGCGAACGTCAAGGCCCCGTTCGACGGGATCATCGACCGCATCCACCACCAGCAGGGGAGCCTGGTCGAAGACGGGGACGTCCTGACGACGCTGTCGGACAACAGCGTGATGTGGGTCTACTTCAACGTCCCCGAGTCCCGCTACCTGGAGTACAAGGAAAAGCTGGCGAAGCACCAGGACGAACTGCAGGTCGAGCTTGTTCTGGCCAACGGCAACAAGTTCCAGCAGATCGGCAAGATCGGAGCGATCGAGGCCGACTTCAACAACGAGACGGGCAACATCGCCTTCCGGGCCGACTTCCCCAATCCGGACCGGCTGCTGCGGCATGGCCAGACCGGCACCGTGCTGATCAAGCGGGTCATCCCGAACGCTGTTGTGATCCCGCAGCGGGCCACGTTCGAGATCCTCGACAAGCGGTACGTCTACGTCGTCGACAACGAGAACGTGGCGCACCAGCGAGAGATCTCCATTCAGAACGAGCTGGATGATATCTTTGTGATCAAGGGGGGCCTGGCGGTCGACGACACGATCGTTCTGGAGGGGGTCCGTCAGATCCGTGACAGCGACAAAGTGGAGTTCGAGGCGAAGGAGCCAGCCGAAGTCATGGCCTCGCTCAAGAACGAGGCCGAGTAG
- a CDS encoding alpha/beta fold hydrolase: MNLATRRRLRLSGGTELSFLTAGDPSGPAVLLLHGSPSSSRMFREVIPELSRIAHVIAPDLPGFGESDVLPSPSFPAFGEAVSELLDRLSIGPRYLYLHDYGAPVGFDIALREPERVLGLIIQNANAHRTGLGPQWDATQTPYWSHPTPENEAAATAHLTFEGTRGTYTSGCPADVAARIPPESWEEDWRVMNLPGRMETQRALIRDYGNYVARFDAIADYLARRQPPALMVWGRHDPFFELDEVLSWMKSLPRMEAHVLDAGHKLLEAHAAAAAALMLDFIRRNQRERKG; the protein is encoded by the coding sequence ATGAACCTGGCGACCCGCCGCCGACTTCGCCTGTCCGGCGGAACGGAGCTCTCCTTCCTCACGGCAGGAGATCCCTCCGGCCCCGCCGTTCTGCTCCTGCACGGATCTCCGAGCTCCTCGCGGATGTTTCGAGAGGTCATTCCCGAACTGTCGCGGATCGCCCATGTGATCGCGCCCGACCTGCCAGGCTTCGGCGAGTCCGACGTGCTCCCCTCCCCGTCCTTTCCCGCCTTCGGCGAGGCGGTCTCGGAACTGCTGGACCGGCTTTCGATCGGACCGCGATACCTCTATCTGCATGACTACGGGGCCCCGGTCGGCTTCGACATCGCGTTGCGGGAGCCCGAGCGCGTTCTGGGCCTCATCATCCAGAACGCCAACGCCCATCGAACCGGGCTCGGTCCGCAATGGGATGCGACGCAGACGCCGTACTGGTCCCACCCGACGCCGGAAAACGAGGCGGCCGCCACCGCCCACCTCACTTTCGAGGGGACGCGCGGGACCTACACATCCGGTTGTCCGGCGGACGTCGCCGCGCGGATTCCGCCCGAAAGCTGGGAGGAGGACTGGCGGGTGATGAACCTGCCGGGGCGGATGGAGACGCAGCGGGCGCTGATCCGGGACTATGGGAACTACGTCGCCCGGTTCGACGCCATCGCGGACTACCTCGCGCGGCGGCAGCCGCCGGCCCTGATGGTCTGGGGCCGCCACGACCCGTTCTTCGAACTCGACGAGGTCCTGTCCTGGATGAAATCGCTGCCGAGGATGGAGGCCCATGTCCTCGATGCGGGGCACAAGCTTCTCGAGGCACACGCGGCGGCGGCCGCCGCGCTGATGCTCGACTTCATTCGACGTAACCAACGCGAGCGTAAAGGATAG
- a CDS encoding GNAT family N-acetyltransferase — MDPLVISRIRLREIAEDDLPRIYEFNLDPDANRLAATLPRSAERFQAHWTSVLADSNVVARAIVVEDRLAGTISCFQSGGLPYVGYWVSREFWGQGVASRALELLLGEVTVRPLYAQAATSNRASMRVLEKCGFVVRSVRISPADERYLECEEALLVLE, encoded by the coding sequence ATGGATCCACTCGTCATCAGTCGTATCCGCCTGCGTGAGATCGCGGAGGACGATCTGCCGCGGATCTACGAGTTCAATCTCGATCCCGACGCCAATCGCCTCGCGGCGACCCTCCCTCGGAGCGCCGAACGCTTCCAGGCGCATTGGACGAGTGTGCTGGCCGACTCGAACGTGGTGGCGAGAGCGATCGTTGTTGAGGACCGGTTGGCGGGGACCATCTCGTGTTTCCAGAGCGGCGGGCTTCCTTATGTCGGCTATTGGGTGAGCCGGGAGTTCTGGGGACAGGGAGTCGCTTCCCGAGCGCTGGAACTGCTTCTCGGCGAGGTCACGGTCCGTCCGTTGTACGCCCAGGCGGCGACCAGCAATCGGGCGTCGATGCGGGTGCTGGAGAAGTGCGGATTTGTGGTTCGAAGCGTTCGAATCTCCCCTGCGGATGAGCGCTATCTGGAATGTGAAGAGGCCCTGCTCGTTCTCGAGTGA
- a CDS encoding glycoside hydrolase family 43 protein, with protein sequence MEQTFTAAGNPIVRHVFTSDPCALVHDRRLYVYTGRDEAPIGHDGYVLTEWLCFSTPDLLHWTAHGVPLRPTDFAWATGDAYASKVVEHGGRFYWYAPVTHATIPGKAIGVAVSDRPTGPFRDARGSALITNDMTSAAGSVRADDKDDIDPTVLIDDDGQTHLFWGNGRCYHARLAPSLVDLDGPIAVVDLPDFAEGAHIHKRDGWYYLAYGYQNPEKVGYAMSRDVDGPWEFQGVLNDVVENCETNRAAIVDFRGKSYFLYHNGALPTGGNHRRSICMDELHYNPDGTLRRVVMTAAGVAAVAAADERGGPP encoded by the coding sequence ATGGAACAGACGTTTACGGCCGCCGGCAATCCGATCGTGCGACACGTCTTTACCTCCGATCCGTGCGCGCTGGTGCATGATCGGCGTCTTTACGTCTACACCGGGCGCGACGAGGCGCCGATAGGCCACGACGGATATGTGCTGACGGAGTGGCTCTGTTTTTCGACCCCGGACCTGCTCCATTGGACCGCGCACGGCGTTCCGCTGAGGCCGACCGATTTCGCGTGGGCGACAGGGGATGCCTACGCGTCGAAGGTCGTCGAGCACGGCGGCCGGTTCTACTGGTACGCGCCCGTCACCCACGCGACGATTCCGGGAAAGGCGATCGGCGTCGCGGTCTCGGACCGCCCGACCGGTCCCTTCCGGGACGCGCGGGGTTCGGCCCTGATCACCAACGACATGACCTCGGCGGCGGGCAGCGTCCGCGCCGATGACAAGGACGACATCGATCCCACGGTGCTGATCGACGACGACGGACAGACGCACCTGTTCTGGGGCAATGGCCGCTGCTATCACGCCCGACTGGCGCCGAGCCTGGTCGATCTCGACGGGCCGATCGCCGTTGTCGACTTGCCGGACTTCGCCGAAGGGGCGCACATCCACAAACGCGACGGGTGGTATTACCTTGCCTATGGGTACCAGAACCCGGAGAAGGTGGGCTACGCCATGAGCCGCGACGTCGACGGCCCCTGGGAGTTCCAGGGGGTGCTGAACGACGTTGTCGAGAACTGTGAGACAAACCGCGCCGCCATCGTCGACTTCCGGGGAAAGTCGTACTTCCTCTACCACAACGGCGCGCTGCCCACCGGGGGGAACCACCGCCGTTCGATCTGCATGGACGAACTGCACTACAACCCGGACGGCACTCTCCGCCGCGTCGTCATGACGGCCGCGGGCGTGGCGGCCGTGGCAGCGGCGGATGAGCGAGGAGGGCCGCCATGA
- a CDS encoding patatin-like phospholipase family protein translates to MDRPTKKIGLSLSGGGFRASLYHLGLVRFLRDAGILPNVTHITSVSGGSILAAHLALNWGRYNGSDSEFEAAANELLTFIGLDVRNRIVRRFPLGFAVRWGRRLLGLSNRRLTRTGLLEDHYERHLFGDRSLFELPASPQLHILATNLSEGCLCSFHRDGLLMMRRRRPGHSIRVDQIRASLATVSMAVTASSAFPGFFPPVELTGADVGAADGEFDRQAFTDGGVFDNLGVRMFHYLEGVLAGEDFHLDGVLISDVGKPIAIRSQQQRTGGMVRTSMRASDILMDRVWQLETETFKDTPGFVFARVVDIVEPEDDPTAPHPEIQRQLPGMRTDLDRFSPLEISCLVRQGYCVGRKVCRARPDLFGSDLPSTPPWDPFPESHGATSPPSSITLRPPEGESGAMRTVTAEARSLQHSAIRRIWSTLLDYRDWSSYIYVPILVPLLTVMPYVMYRVYQRSHQVSQIVESLAQNTQDLEQMTQLMEGPVPPWTGETAGELVGNPRPDNAGFLILQDCRILDLRRWKPDEAADSQSYLYGYRRLKVLRRDEPGGPPLFRASVLALSPKTQVRFPPQRLTPTLHSQRAPAAVERGEKRVHWEVQADFRQVPRGESVDIIYEHLSPGLFVREGSGSATLAFDVDTETAELTRWLLLPEGREFRNYHLMRYEMTKPDAVEHVDVVTRYLADDFSILAFKLLALKPGYTYELTWYYR, encoded by the coding sequence ATGGATCGCCCCACCAAGAAGATCGGCCTCTCCCTGTCCGGCGGCGGCTTCCGGGCGAGTCTTTACCATCTGGGGCTGGTCCGCTTCCTGCGTGACGCCGGCATCCTGCCCAACGTGACCCATATCACGTCCGTTTCCGGCGGGAGCATCCTGGCCGCCCACCTGGCGTTGAACTGGGGCCGGTACAACGGATCGGACAGCGAGTTCGAAGCGGCTGCGAATGAGCTCCTGACGTTCATCGGGCTCGATGTCCGCAACCGGATCGTCCGCCGGTTTCCGCTCGGTTTCGCCGTCCGCTGGGGGCGGCGGCTGCTGGGCCTCTCCAACCGCAGGCTGACGCGGACCGGCCTTCTGGAAGACCACTACGAAAGGCATCTCTTCGGCGATCGAAGCCTGTTCGAACTGCCGGCCTCTCCGCAGCTTCACATCCTCGCGACGAACCTGAGCGAAGGCTGTCTCTGCTCGTTCCACCGCGACGGCCTCCTGATGATGCGGCGGCGGCGACCGGGTCACAGCATTCGCGTCGATCAGATCCGGGCGAGCCTGGCCACCGTCTCCATGGCGGTGACGGCCTCGTCCGCCTTTCCGGGCTTCTTCCCGCCTGTCGAGCTGACGGGGGCGGACGTCGGGGCGGCGGACGGAGAGTTCGACCGGCAGGCCTTCACCGACGGCGGGGTCTTCGACAATCTCGGCGTCCGCATGTTCCACTATCTCGAAGGGGTCCTGGCGGGGGAGGACTTCCACCTCGATGGGGTCCTGATCAGCGACGTGGGGAAGCCGATCGCGATCCGCAGCCAGCAGCAGCGGACAGGGGGGATGGTCCGGACGAGCATGCGGGCCAGCGATATCCTGATGGACCGCGTCTGGCAGTTGGAGACGGAAACCTTCAAGGACACGCCGGGCTTCGTCTTCGCCCGCGTCGTCGACATCGTTGAGCCGGAAGACGACCCGACCGCGCCGCACCCCGAGATCCAGCGGCAGCTGCCGGGAATGCGGACCGATCTCGACCGCTTCTCACCGCTCGAAATCAGCTGCCTGGTCCGCCAGGGCTACTGCGTCGGCCGCAAGGTCTGCCGGGCTCGCCCCGATCTGTTCGGCTCGGACCTGCCGTCCACCCCGCCGTGGGATCCCTTTCCGGAGTCGCATGGAGCGACATCGCCGCCCTCCTCGATCACGTTGCGGCCGCCGGAAGGGGAGAGCGGCGCCATGAGGACCGTCACGGCGGAGGCCCGGTCCCTGCAGCACTCCGCGATCCGGAGGATCTGGAGCACCCTGCTGGATTACCGCGACTGGAGCTCCTACATCTACGTCCCGATTCTGGTCCCGCTCCTGACGGTCATGCCCTACGTGATGTACCGGGTCTACCAGCGGTCGCACCAGGTCAGTCAGATCGTCGAGTCGCTGGCCCAGAACACCCAGGATCTGGAGCAGATGACGCAGCTGATGGAGGGGCCCGTCCCCCCCTGGACCGGCGAGACCGCCGGGGAACTGGTCGGCAATCCCCGCCCCGACAATGCGGGATTCCTGATCCTGCAGGATTGCCGCATCCTCGACCTGCGACGATGGAAGCCCGACGAGGCGGCCGATTCGCAGTCGTACCTTTATGGTTATCGGCGGCTGAAGGTGCTCCGGCGGGATGAGCCCGGGGGACCGCCGCTGTTCCGGGCCAGCGTGCTGGCGCTCAGCCCGAAGACGCAGGTCCGCTTTCCACCGCAGCGGTTGACCCCCACTCTCCATTCACAGAGAGCGCCGGCCGCAGTGGAGAGGGGGGAAAAGCGCGTTCACTGGGAAGTGCAGGCGGACTTCCGTCAGGTTCCACGCGGCGAATCGGTCGACATCATTTATGAGCACCTTTCGCCCGGGCTGTTCGTGCGGGAAGGAAGCGGCTCGGCCACGCTGGCCTTCGATGTCGACACGGAGACGGCGGAGCTGACTCGCTGGCTGCTGCTCCCCGAAGGGCGGGAGTTCCGCAATTACCACCTGATGCGGTACGAGATGACAAAGCCGGACGCCGTCGAGCACGTCGATGTCGTCACCCGCTATCTGGCGGACGATTTTTCCATCCTCGCCTTCAAGCTGCTGGCGCTGAAACCGGGTTATACCTATGAGCTGACGTGGTACTATCGATAG